Genomic window (Roseivirga sp. 4D4):
TTTCAGCCATTGCTCCCTATTTCAACGCTATGGGCAAGAAAACACTTTATCTGAACCAGGCAGGAAATGGAACGAACATGAAGATGTTAATCAATCTGATGTTAGCCCAGTCCATGGCAACATTCGCGGAAGCAGTCAGCCTTGGAAAGGGTATGGGTCTGGATGAAGGTTTGGTATTGAACATACTCACCGCGACACCTGTAGTTTCACCAGTGATGGGTCTATTAAAGGATAGGCTTCTGAATCGTGATTTTGATGTAAACTTTCCACTAAAATGGATTCACAAAGACATTATGCTTGCACTGAACACAGCAAGTGAAGTGAATGTAGCAATGCCGAGCCTGGAACAAACTGAAGAACTCTTCAAAAATGCTTTAGATGCAAATTTGGGAGAAATGGACTTCTCAGCAATCTATAAATCTCTGATAGTCTGAAAATTAATCATCTTCTATGGTTCATTCGCTCATAAGTCACCTACCTTGTGTAGCATAGATGTCCATAATCAGCAAAGTGAAGGCGGTTGAAAAGATTTTTGCTTCCCTCGATCAAGAAATCACAGCCCTTCAAACCACCAGTGGACTTCGTTGCATTGCCGGCTGTGGTAAATGCTGTTTTAAGCCGGATGTAGAAGCGACCCCATTAGAGTTTCTTCCATTTGCTTTCCATCTCTACCTCACCAATAGAATAGAAGAAAAATATGACCTATTACTAGAAAGGGTGTCTAGCATCTGCACGATTTTCGAGCCGCAAGAGAGTTCACTGGTCAATGGTAGTTGTTCTGAGTATAAGTTCCGGGGTTTAATTTGTCGATTGTTTGGTTACTCAGCTGTCAGAAATAAATATGGTAAGACCAGCTTTGTCACCTGTGCTCCATTGAAAACCCAAAGTCCTGAAAAGGTCGCGGCCATTGAGAGCGGCATTGGCAATGGTGAAAGTGTTCCGATGATGAACGATTACTACTTCCAAATTAGAAGCGTTGACCCCGACTTAGGCAATAATCTACTGCCTATCAACCAAGCCATTCGACAAGCGATGGAAGCTGTTATGGGCTACTATGCTTATCGAGAACCGCCACCAGCTCCAGGAATGTTAAGTGCATAAAAAAGCCCAAGGTATAAACCTCGGGCTTTTTGATATCTTATTCAAGGCCTAGTTTCCTCCGCCTGCTCTTTGCATTGGGTTAGAGCCTGAAGACTGGCCTCTGGCCGCTCCACCTCTACGTTTGAACAGTTCAAAACGATTTGGTTTAGCACTTCTCGGGAAGTAATTATTCTCTTCATTAGTATCAGCAGTCTCTCTATCAGGGTCTAATCTGATCTGAGCTACCTGTTTCTTCTTCATAAAGGCCTTAGTCACCTTCTCTTCATTCTTTCTCCAGATATAGGCAGGAATTCTGTCCACCTCTTTTGTTCCATCTGTAAAAGTCCACTCGATGATCAATGGCATTACTAAACCACCAACGTTGCTGAACTCTATTTCATAGAAGTTGGCTTTATCACCAAGAATAGCTCTTTCCTCGTCAGAAAGTGTTGCATCAAAACGCTGGTATGCAGCCTTTGCAGCATCTGTTACTTCAAACTGATCATAAGAGTAGTAGAAATCTTGTAGTCTTTCATCTTCTTCGACATAGAACTTTCGGCCTTCAGCCCTGTTCCTTCTGGCTGCCAAATCGCTTTGAGTAGCCTTAGCCTGCTCGCTCAGAATCGGATACTCAATCTCTGGATTCTTAGTGCTTAACTGGTACCATTTCACATCATCAATAGCAATGTCCACATTATCAATGGTGAAGTACCATCCTCTGATAAACCAGTCGATATCCACAGCCGATGCATCTTCTAACGTTCTGAAGAGATCGTCCGGAGTTGGGTGTTTAAAAGCCCATCGCTTCGCGTATTCTTTAAAGGCAAAGTCGAAAAGTTCACGACCCATGATCGTCTCACGAAGAATGTTTAATCCAGTTGCGGCTTTAGCATAAGCATTATTTCCAAAACCGATAATGTTCTCAGAATTGGTCATAATTGGCTCCAACTGCTCTTTTGGCAAAGCCATATAAGGAGCAATTTTATGCGCTGGCCCTCTTCTGTGAGGATAGTTAGGGTCAAACTCCTGTTCTGTCAAGTACTGAACAAAAGTATTCAGGCCCTCGTCCATCCATGTCCACTGACGCTCATCAGAGTTCACAATCATTGGGAAGAAGTTGTGTCCAACTTCGTGAATAATTACACCGATCGCTCCGTATTTGGTAGACTCAGCATAAGTTCCATCAGCCAAAGTTCTACCGTAGTTGAAGCAAATCATTGGGTACTCCATACCATTCGAAGCCTCAACTGAGATCGCTACCGGGTAAGGATAAGGAATTGTGAAGCTTGAATAAGTCTTTAATGTATGAGCCACTGCCTTGGTAGAGTATCGCTCGTAAATGCCATAAGCCTCCTTAGCATAGTAAGACATCGCCATAGGGTGATCGTCTCGACCCTCAATGTCAACAGCCATGGCATCCCAAACAAACTTTCTTGAAGAAGTCCATGCAAAATCACGCACGTCTTCAGCTTTATAATGCCAGGTTTTTGTTCCAGATGCTTTTGTCTTTTCATTTTCTTTAGCCTCTTCTAAAGTCACAATCTTAACAGGCTCTACAAATTCCTTTTGCGCCTGGTTCCATCTCTTTTGTTGCTCTGAAGTAAGAATAGACTTAGGGTTTTGTAAAACTCCAGTCGAACCAACCACGTGATCCGCTGGTACAGTCATTTTTACATCGTAATCACCGAAGGTTAAAGCGAACTCACCTCTTCCGGTAAACTGCTTGTTGTTCCAACCCTGGAAATCAGAGTAAACTGCCATTCTGGGGAACCATCCTGTGATGGTATAGATATAGTTTCCATCTTCAGGGAAATACTCGTGGCCTCCACGCGCACCCGAAATGGCTCTCGGTGTAGTATTATACCACCAATCAATACTGAAAGCGATCTTCTGACCTGGCTTCAAAGGGGTAGCCAGATCGATACGCATCATAGTCTGATTGATCGTATAATTCATATCGTTGCCCTTGGCATCTTTCACCTTCATGATGTGAAAGCCCCAATCATTATCGTGACCATCAAGGCCATCCAGTTGACCAAAAGTCATTCTAGGACGAATACTGCTAGGGTCAAACTTGTATGAGTCATTTTCCGGGTTTCTCACATTCTCGTCTAGTGCAAGCCACAGATAACTCAGAGGATCTGGTGAGTTATTGTAGTAAGTAATGGTCTCAGCACCAGTCAATCGCTGATTTTCATCATCCAGGGTGGCCTCGATTTTATAGTCAGCCTTTTGTTGCCAGTACTGTGGTCCTGGAGCCCCGGAAGCCGTTCTATAAACACTTGGGTCCCTTAACATACGCTCCAACTGTTCAAAGCGCTTACCATGATTACTGTTAACTACTTGAGCAAAAGCACCTGACCCCATAAAGGTCAAAACCATTGCCATAAGCCAAAGTCTTTTCATTCTTATATCGTTTATTTTACCAAAATTTTGTTTCCAACATGATTGTAATGGCTATTCCTGCCACTGCAGACGAAATAATCAAATTCCAATCTCTTCTCGCCACATTGAATATGTTGACAAAGACAAAGGAGATGATCATAAAGAATACCACAATAATAATCTGGCCTAGTTCTAAGCCTAAATTAAATGAGAGTAGGGGAGTAACAATGCTGTCTTCCCGACCCAAAATGCTTTTTAAATAATTTGAGAACCCTAGTCCATGAATCAGGCCAAAGAATAACGCGAAGAAGTAATTCAAATTGAATTTAGAAGGAGTCAGTGCACTTTGCTTCCTTAAAAGGTTTGAAAAGGCACTAATAAAAATGGTACAGGGGATCAAAAACTCAATGATGTCACTTCTAAAGTTGACAATCTCCAGCGTGCTCAGTGCCAGCGTAATCGAGTGACCGATAGTAAAGGCTGTTATTAAGATGAGCACCTTCTTCCAATCCTGTAGCAAATAGATGGAGCATAGGGCAATCACAAACAGAATGTGATCATAGCCATTAATGTCTAGGATGTGCTCCCTTCCTAATTCAAAATATATTGCAAACTGACTCATAAGCGCCCTTTATTTCGGGCCCGGATTTTGTAAGGAATGCAATAATAAAGTTTAATTTTGAATACCCCTATAAAACTTAAAAGCATGCAGCTAAAGCTTATTTGGTCGGTTTTTTTAAGTGCTGTTCTGTACTGGCACCCTTTCCATGTTAGCGTGACTGACATTGAGCATGATGCTGAAGCTAAGTCTATTCAAGTCAGCCATCGAATCTTCTTGGACGACTTGGAGGTCGGCTTAAAGAAGTACCACGATATCGAAAAGTTGGATACTTATGAACCCGAAAGCCAGGAAAAGCTTGACAGTTTAATTGGCTCTTATCTCAAAAAGAAGGTGCTTTTCGTAATCAATGGAGAATCCAAGGATTTTAATTACCTAGGTTCAGAACTTGAAGGCGATGCACGCTGGTGCTACTATGAAATCGAGAATGTCGAGCAGGTAGATGAGGCCGAAGTCACTAATATTGCGTTGATGGAAGTCTTTGATGATCAACAAAACATCGTCCATTTCAAATCAAAAGGGAAACTAAAGAGTTATAAGCTTGACAAGGACACTAAATTCATCCAGTTCAAATTCGACTAGTGAAAAAGCACCTACTCTTTATTTCATTCCTATTCATCTTAAGTGCTTGCGAGTTCGGTGCCAAAAAACCGGCAATAGTAGAGGAAGAAACTCCGGAGGCCATCCCTACCTTTGTAGAATATGAAATAGCTGCGCTAGATGAAAAGTCAGGTCCTTGTGAACTGGACAGCCTTTCTACCCAATGTGCGACTTATACGGTAGAATATCCCGTCATTACTGGCTTAATTAGCGAGCAGGCTACTGACAAAATCAATGAGAACATCAAATCCACCATTTTTGACTATGCATTTCTGACAGAAAAGCCTGAAAGTTTCCAATCCTTAATAGAGGAGCTTTCCACAGAGTATGCCTCCATCCTAAAAGAGTACCCGGACTATGGCGCTTCTTGGTCAATGGAGATCAACTCGGACATCATTTATCAAGACTCCAGTTTTATCAGTGTGGCTTCAACCATATACTCTTATACGGGTGGTGCACATCCCAATTCTTATCAGGTATACAGAAGTTTTGATCTTGAAACGGGCAATCCGATTACCCTAGCAGACATTCTAATCCCCGGATTTGAAGATGAGCTAAACCAGGCGGCCGAAATAGAATTTAGAATGCTTAAAGAGATACCACCCAATGAGGAGCTAAAAGACAAAGGTTACTTTTTTGAGGGTGGCAATTTTTTGCTGAATGACAACTTCGCCATCATCAATAAAAGTCTGATTTTCTATTTCAACCCGTACGAAATCGCCCCGTATGCCGTTGGGCCAACAGAACTAGAATTAAAACTGACCGATTATATCAATCTTTTAAATGAAAATGGTGTTCTCAATCGTCTCAAGGATTAGCTGCTTATTGATCGCTTCTTTGGCAGTAAACCTAAGTTTCGCACAAACTGAATCTGCTAACATAAGCTTCGTCATCAAAAACGCGGGTATTGGTGTAGATGGATCTTTTGATGAAAATAGTCTGACATATCAGTTCAATCCCGATGACTTAGATGCATCATATTTTAAGCTTAACATACCTACCACTACCATCAACACGGGAATTAAGGGTCGTGACAAGCACCTGCGAAAAGCCAAGTACTTTGATGTTGAAAACTATCCGAACCTCACCTTCGAATCAACAAAAATCACCAAAACGGATCTAGGTTATACCTTGACCGGGGAATTGACCATCAAAAAAACGACTAACACTATCGAAATCCCTTTTACGATGGAGGAAATCGAAGGGCAAAAGTCACTGAGCGGTTATGTAGAGCTGGATAGAAGAGACTACGGGGTAGGCAAAAACCACTTGATTCTAGGTGACTTGGTTAGAATTAGCATTAAAGTGGCTTACAAGGAAAACTGAAATTCCTTATGAGCGTTCCAGCGAGATCCATCATGTTTTAGTAACCAGAATGAGTTGACCTCAAACACTTTGTTGAAGGATCGGTCTTGAAATTCATTCCAAGCCTTCGCAAAATCATCCTTTTTCAAATCTCTAAAGGCCACCGTCATGTGCGGGTGATAACCGCGATTATGCGTTGCATTGAAAAGATTCATATGTCGCTTGGCAAAGCCAGCCAGTCGCTTTTGAAAATCGATTAGTTCCTGACTCTCTTGATTCTTAATGAAGATGGTTTTTGGGGCGAATGCTCCATAGCCATCAAGTTTTAATTCAAACTTAACCTCTTTAGTTGCTTGAGCAAGTAAATTGATCAGTTTGCTTTCTTTTTTCTCTTTCCAAAGAAAGGGCATGTGCAATGTGATATGGGCCGGAGACCTCAAGGCGCCCTTACTATTGTAAGTATCCCGAAAGTATTCCTTGACTTTCTGAATTTCTGACTGAAGGGGTTCAGGGGGGATTAAAGCAAGGAAGTATCTCGATTCGGCAGCTTTCACAGCTGAATCTAATCATTATTCCATATATCCTCTGGCGTTCGAGTTCCGACTATTCAATGACAAAATATTATCAAGATCAGTCAGTCCCACCAATACAACATTCCTTTTTTGCCAAGAACAATCTCCTAATTTTGGCATGCCTTTTGAAAATGGACTCGCATACCAAAACAAAGTCATGAAATTTTTTAAGCCCTTCTTCATTTTTTCTTCACTTCTCATTTTGATTGTCTCTTGTGGCAAAGACGAAGACCAAGAAGCTCCTGATCCATTTACTTTTTCTGAAACTCAGTTACTCCAAATGCATAATGGAGATCAAAAGGTCTGGCACATCACTGAATTTTATGAGGATTATGAAGAAGGTATAAAGAGTGATTTAGAAGCATGTCTATTGGATGAAACTTATACTTTTCTATCAACAGAAAGAGAAGTCTTGGTAGAGCATGGTCAGACCTCTTGTTATTGGACAGATCCTGAAGTTCAGTTTGGAGGTGCCGTTTACACATATTATCCGGAATCTGGAGATCTCTTTTTAGATTTTTCAATTGCCGAAGGCAAGGGCACTTCTACCAGTGCTACTCTTTGGATACTAAGGCTTATCGAATTGACGCCAAATCGTATGGTTTTTGCCAATGGCGTTCCTGAAAATAGGCAGAGAGCGGTGGTTTTTGAAGTCAATTAACCCTGCCTGACCCCTGCATAATATCATGTTGTTTCTGGAGGTGAATTCCTGTAAATTCCGCCTTCTTAAAATTCACTCATGATGAAAAAGCTCTTAACAGCATCACTCATTTTTATTCTTGCTGCCTCTGTATCATTTGCACAGCAACTCAAAAGCCCAGATGAATTCCTAGGCTACGAACTGGGTACCAGGTTCACCCCTCACTACAAAGTAGTAGACTATTACCAGTATGTGGCAGGTGAAATGAGCAACGTTAAGACACATCAATATGGGCAAACCAATGAGCTCAGACCGCTAATCGCGAATCTAGTCTCTTCTCAAGAAAACATAGACAATTGGGACCAAATTCGTACGGATAACCTTAAACGTATTGGTATGATGGAGGGAGATCCTGTTGGAGGAAAAATCGGTATAGTTTGGTTGAGTTATAACGTCCATGGCAACGAAGCTAATTCTACCGAAACGGCCATGAAGACTCTTTATGAACTTGTTCAACCTGGGAATGCCAAATCCAAAGAATGGTTAAAAAACACAGTAGTCATATTAGATCCTTGTATCAACCCTGACGGAAGGGATCGCTATTCTAACTGGATCAACCAAGTAGCTGGTACTTCGCCAAATCCTAGCCGTGACGCTGTTGAACACCGAGAGCCATGGCCAGGAGGGAGAGCCAATCACTACCTTTTTGACCTCAATAGAGACTGGGCATGGCAAAAGCAAGTAGAGTCTCAACAACGTATGAAGCTTTATAATATGGTTATGCCTCATATACATGTAGATTTCCATGAGCAAGGAAGCAACAGTCCATATTACTTTGCACCAGCGGCAGAACCTGTTCATGAGCAGGTAACTCAGTGGCAAAGAGACTTTCAGGAAATGATCGGAAGAAACCATGCCAAATACTTCGATGAGAATGGCTGGCTTTTCTTTACCAAAGAGAGTTTTGATATCCTTTATCCAAGTTATGGTGATTCTTACCCAATGTATAATGGTGCGATTGGGATGACCTATGAGCAGGCAAGCAGTGACCTGGCCATTCTTACCGATGAAGGCGATACCTTAAAATTGCAAGACGCCATCGCTCACCATTATACTACGGGAATGTCTACCGTAGAAGTAGCATCGGTCAATTCAGAAAAAATGGTGGACGAGTTTACAGCTTACTTTAATACAGCCGTAAACAGCCCCAAAGCGAAATACAAGACTTACGTGATTAGAGGCACCAACCACCCAGATAAGTTGGCTCAGTTGAAAGACTTTCTTGACAGACATAGTATTCAATATGGTACTGGCAGTACGAGAAAAGCGGTTTCGGCATTCGATTACACTTCGGGTGAAACGAAAAACATGACCATTCAAAATGGTGACATTGTCATTTCTGCCTATCAGCCAAAGGCCGT
Coding sequences:
- a CDS encoding YkgJ family cysteine cluster protein; amino-acid sequence: MSIISKVKAVEKIFASLDQEITALQTTSGLRCIAGCGKCCFKPDVEATPLEFLPFAFHLYLTNRIEEKYDLLLERVSSICTIFEPQESSLVNGSCSEYKFRGLICRLFGYSAVRNKYGKTSFVTCAPLKTQSPEKVAAIESGIGNGESVPMMNDYYFQIRSVDPDLGNNLLPINQAIRQAMEAVMGYYAYREPPPAPGMLSA
- a CDS encoding M1 family metallopeptidase codes for the protein MKRLWLMAMVLTFMGSGAFAQVVNSNHGKRFEQLERMLRDPSVYRTASGAPGPQYWQQKADYKIEATLDDENQRLTGAETITYYNNSPDPLSYLWLALDENVRNPENDSYKFDPSSIRPRMTFGQLDGLDGHDNDWGFHIMKVKDAKGNDMNYTINQTMMRIDLATPLKPGQKIAFSIDWWYNTTPRAISGARGGHEYFPEDGNYIYTITGWFPRMAVYSDFQGWNNKQFTGRGEFALTFGDYDVKMTVPADHVVGSTGVLQNPKSILTSEQQKRWNQAQKEFVEPVKIVTLEEAKENEKTKASGTKTWHYKAEDVRDFAWTSSRKFVWDAMAVDIEGRDDHPMAMSYYAKEAYGIYERYSTKAVAHTLKTYSSFTIPYPYPVAISVEASNGMEYPMICFNYGRTLADGTYAESTKYGAIGVIIHEVGHNFFPMIVNSDERQWTWMDEGLNTFVQYLTEQEFDPNYPHRRGPAHKIAPYMALPKEQLEPIMTNSENIIGFGNNAYAKAATGLNILRETIMGRELFDFAFKEYAKRWAFKHPTPDDLFRTLEDASAVDIDWFIRGWYFTIDNVDIAIDDVKWYQLSTKNPEIEYPILSEQAKATQSDLAARRNRAEGRKFYVEEDERLQDFYYSYDQFEVTDAAKAAYQRFDATLSDEERAILGDKANFYEIEFSNVGGLVMPLIIEWTFTDGTKEVDRIPAYIWRKNEEKVTKAFMKKKQVAQIRLDPDRETADTNEENNYFPRSAKPNRFELFKRRGGAARGQSSGSNPMQRAGGGN
- a CDS encoding HupE/UreJ family protein codes for the protein MSQFAIYFELGREHILDINGYDHILFVIALCSIYLLQDWKKVLILITAFTIGHSITLALSTLEIVNFRSDIIEFLIPCTIFISAFSNLLRKQSALTPSKFNLNYFFALFFGLIHGLGFSNYLKSILGREDSIVTPLLSFNLGLELGQIIIVVFFMIISFVFVNIFNVARRDWNLIISSAVAGIAITIMLETKFW
- a CDS encoding DUF6702 family protein — encoded protein: MQLKLIWSVFLSAVLYWHPFHVSVTDIEHDAEAKSIQVSHRIFLDDLEVGLKKYHDIEKLDTYEPESQEKLDSLIGSYLKKKVLFVINGESKDFNYLGSELEGDARWCYYEIENVEQVDEAEVTNIALMEVFDDQQNIVHFKSKGKLKSYKLDKDTKFIQFKFD
- a CDS encoding DUF3298 and DUF4163 domain-containing protein — protein: MKKHLLFISFLFILSACEFGAKKPAIVEEETPEAIPTFVEYEIAALDEKSGPCELDSLSTQCATYTVEYPVITGLISEQATDKINENIKSTIFDYAFLTEKPESFQSLIEELSTEYASILKEYPDYGASWSMEINSDIIYQDSSFISVASTIYSYTGGAHPNSYQVYRSFDLETGNPITLADILIPGFEDELNQAAEIEFRMLKEIPPNEELKDKGYFFEGGNFLLNDNFAIINKSLIFYFNPYEIAPYAVGPTELELKLTDYINLLNENGVLNRLKD
- a CDS encoding YceI family protein gives rise to the protein MVFSIVSRISCLLIASLAVNLSFAQTESANISFVIKNAGIGVDGSFDENSLTYQFNPDDLDASYFKLNIPTTTINTGIKGRDKHLRKAKYFDVENYPNLTFESTKITKTDLGYTLTGELTIKKTTNTIEIPFTMEEIEGQKSLSGYVELDRRDYGVGKNHLILGDLVRISIKVAYKEN
- a CDS encoding 2'-5' RNA ligase family protein, producing the protein MKAAESRYFLALIPPEPLQSEIQKVKEYFRDTYNSKGALRSPAHITLHMPFLWKEKKESKLINLLAQATKEVKFELKLDGYGAFAPKTIFIKNQESQELIDFQKRLAGFAKRHMNLFNATHNRGYHPHMTVAFRDLKKDDFAKAWNEFQDRSFNKVFEVNSFWLLKHDGSRWNAHKEFQFSL
- a CDS encoding M14 family metallopeptidase, which gives rise to MMKKLLTASLIFILAASVSFAQQLKSPDEFLGYELGTRFTPHYKVVDYYQYVAGEMSNVKTHQYGQTNELRPLIANLVSSQENIDNWDQIRTDNLKRIGMMEGDPVGGKIGIVWLSYNVHGNEANSTETAMKTLYELVQPGNAKSKEWLKNTVVILDPCINPDGRDRYSNWINQVAGTSPNPSRDAVEHREPWPGGRANHYLFDLNRDWAWQKQVESQQRMKLYNMVMPHIHVDFHEQGSNSPYYFAPAAEPVHEQVTQWQRDFQEMIGRNHAKYFDENGWLFFTKESFDILYPSYGDSYPMYNGAIGMTYEQASSDLAILTDEGDTLKLQDAIAHHYTTGMSTVEVASVNSEKMVDEFTAYFNTAVNSPKAKYKTYVIRGTNHPDKLAQLKDFLDRHSIQYGTGSTRKAVSAFDYTSGETKNMTIQNGDIVISAYQPKAVLVQAFFEPNTYTSTNNTYDITAWATPYMLGLNAFATEVKVDVSAADISIQGPEVILNNSTPPAYLAKWETLEDAKFLAELLKHDIKLRYAVESFNVAGREFKPGTLIITRKGNQRMKERFDEVVKASAVKFNRSLYTTPTTFVDAGKDFGSNNVPFIQKPKILALRGDGVSSLGFGEFWYFMEQELNYPITMVDTDDFRSIDLDNYNVIVMPSGSYGRVLNESGMNSLKSWVRSGGKVIALDRAINSFAGKDGFQLKRNDEDSKPAKKTAEEKEKDALTSYADRGSKFDDFRLPGAIFKLKVDNTHPMGFGYPDHYFTIKTNGSRLAYLPNGWNVGIIESEASHVAGVAGKKAKEQLAKSMVYGVENMGRGAMVYMADNPLFRAFWENGKMFVANALFMVGQ